The proteins below come from a single Macrobrachium nipponense isolate FS-2020 chromosome 17, ASM1510439v2, whole genome shotgun sequence genomic window:
- the LOC135196233 gene encoding uncharacterized protein LOC135196233 isoform X2 encodes MTDKGTVVLDSDDDINIGLVISDVKSLADEVHLDDQSSSSKSNLPLLQLNLENDSSTTFMQKSKLVSSHDKSPSSLLHPPKGNGDSTEVSIDVIPDIQECLSSWKTVFPWVQYKKSNKLICELCQWGFNFPKYHEVLQFHSVSDKFSVAAKLRVHTKKKFHIIAKEEQALTLKLCEEFYCLIKNEIFKIKSIEDFFHWVSVFSSDQIPQNTSLFPLVVQNLAVIIEEENLESLFASPYFSVIAFGKMNFMILRWLTPQNEVVEHYFSSFIQKTEEKLPILAYLQYRGLDMSRMVSFSDVIEPPKEFIRKATLAVNVANRLCSVDALLMWLSKTECLQDIFLHLEAVFKLCHLTKFPPRMKQLQVLENFGISEVYKALKVECLLYKIFINYIYLDELIHQFSSSYSFQGLDFRRLSLRKDSSLIEILFFLPKLNEIVEDVDSPDCLEDLQKLRNIITSKIVEKKGVKGIHDEKENLVITVIDTFICQAISTKQSQTLTKFPYIDILSKEMRNITVVEFESVFSLFMPSLGNGKGFQQLKQLQDVFYENKNDSPLKILSMLQSCPAYHQKYAELLRLGQMIMVIPALNAHVERYAFEIGVTEFVLSKKFPKDLEPLITYLNIEGPLAFSSLNKEKILKLFSGE; translated from the coding sequence ATGACTGACAAAGGAACTGTAGTGTTAGACAGTGATGATGATATAAATATTGGACTGGTCATATCAGATGTCAAATCATTGGCAGATGAGGTACATTTAGATGATCAAAGTAGTAGTTCTAAATCAAATTTACCCTTATTGCAACTGAATCTAGAAAATGATAGTAGTACAACATTTATGCAAAAATCTAAGTTGGTTTCATCCCATGACAAATCTCCATCCTCTTTGCTTCATCCTCCAAAGGGGAATGGGGACAGCACAGAAGTTAGTATTGATGTTATCCCAGACATCCAGGAGTGTCTTTCAAGCTGGAAAACTGTTTTTCCTTGGGTACAATATAAGAAATCAAACAAGCTTATATGTGAACTTTGCCAGTGGGGTTTTAATTTCCCAAAATATCATGAAGTACTTCAGTTCCATAGTGTAAGTGATAAATTCAGCGTTGCTGCAAAACTGAGGgtacacactaaaaaaaaatttcatattatagcaaaggaagaACAAGCATTGACATTAAAACTTTGTGAAGAATTTTACTgccttataaaaaatgaaatattcaagatTAAAAGTATAGAGGATTTTTTCCACTGGGTATCTGTTTTTTCCAGTGATCAAATACCTCAAAATACATCATTATTCCCTCTTGTTGTGCAGAACCTTGCTGTGATAATAGAAGAAGAAAATCTGGAGTCTTTATTTGCAAGtccatatttttctgtaattGCATTTGGTAAAATGAACTTCATGATACTGAGGTGGTTAACCCCACAAAATGAAGTAGTTGAACATTATTTCAGTAGTTTTATACAAAAAACTGAAGAGAAATTGCCCATTTTGGCTTACTTGCAGTATAGAGGCCTTGATATGTCACGTATGGTTTCCTTCTCAGATGTAATAGAGCCACCCAAGGAATTCATAAGAAAAGCAACTCTTGCAGTCAATGTTGCAAACCGTTTATGTTCAGTGGATGCCCTCCTCATGTGGTTGAGTAAAACAGAATGCTTGCAGGATATATTTCTGCATCTGGAAGCTGTTTTTAAACTTTGTCACTTAACAAAATTTCCACCCAGAATGAAACAACTCCAAGTATTGGAAAACTTTGGTATTTCGGAAGTATACAAGGCTTTGAAAGTGGAATGtcttttgtataaaatattcattaattatatttatcttgATGAACTAATACACCAGTTTTCCAGCAGTTACAGTTTTCAAGGATTAGACTTCCGAAGATTAAGCTTAAGGAAGGACAGTTCATTgattgaaatacttttttttcttccaaagttGAATGAAATTGTTGAAGATGTTGACTCTCCAGATTGTCTTGAAGATCTTCAAAAACTTCGAAACATAATTACTTCCAAAATAGTTGAAAAGAAAGGGGTCAAAGGAATACATGATGAGAAAGAGAATTTAGTTATAACTGTAATAGATACGTTTATTTGCCAAGCGATTTCAACGAAACAGTCACAGACATTGACAAAATTTCCATACATTGACATCTTGTCAAAAGAGATGAGAAACATTACGgtcgtagaatttgaatctgttttttcattattcatgccTAGCCTTGGAAATGGCAAGGGCTTCCAACAGTTGAAACAGTTACAGgatgtattttatgaaaataaaaatgattctcCGCTTAAAATTCTATCCATGCTGCAAAGCTGTCCAGCATATCATCAGAAGTATGCTGAGTTACTGAGGTTAGGACAGATGATTATGGTTATTCCAGCTTTGAATGCACATGTGGAACGGTATGCTTTTGAAATTGGTGTCACAGAGTTTGTTTTgtcaaaaaaatttccaaaagaCCTGGAACCATTGATAACATATTTAAACATTGAGGGACCACTTGCATTCAGTAgtttaaataaagagaaaatattaaaactgtTCTCTGGAGAGTAA